One Microbacterium esteraromaticum genomic window carries:
- a CDS encoding DUF3375 domain-containing protein, whose translation MTGARAEAAYSRSLAAFRTPTLGLLHGRQAPFVIAALSMLFSADRPSVAVADAHAEVAEALDELRSAGHDDEDRRIPSGSGREVCRTWAKQGWLVQQIDDDVEVYRLSAHAVEALEITGRTGGGRTRVSNSRVRTLLDAVERLADEAEADPVKRIARLTAERDALDAEILRVQANGTVVVDDDELYEEAENILHLARELPADFTRVAESLKTMQRDVVAHLRRDERPTGEVLREYLQRAKNVMQSTPEGRAFAGALRLIGDPERIDALAEQLHDLLAHPFARHLDATQRAEFDAIGRRVELGVEEVLAAQRRVSHVITGQVKTHDPLRDRQIDDLLRDVISGLHQWAQAAPPNATVDPVRSLPLIDLGRLRQTVGDVRPPGAPAPLTDAEDVEYLEADSRSWGGPRYAELEAYVAGLGEEFDLADAFAHAPDDTRRPVDLVGLLEIAHRNGMNETDGLSTVETLRPDGTTRRFAFVSVTARAAEEDDDD comes from the coding sequence GTGACTGGCGCGCGTGCCGAGGCGGCATACTCTCGCTCCCTCGCGGCGTTCCGCACGCCGACGCTGGGGCTGCTTCACGGTCGCCAGGCGCCCTTCGTCATCGCCGCGCTGTCGATGCTCTTCTCGGCCGACCGGCCGTCCGTGGCCGTCGCCGACGCGCACGCCGAGGTCGCCGAGGCCCTCGACGAGCTGCGCTCCGCCGGCCACGACGACGAAGACCGTCGCATTCCCTCCGGCAGCGGCCGCGAGGTGTGCCGCACCTGGGCGAAGCAGGGCTGGCTCGTGCAGCAGATCGACGACGACGTCGAGGTGTACCGCCTCTCGGCGCACGCGGTCGAAGCGCTCGAGATCACCGGCCGCACCGGCGGCGGGCGCACCCGCGTCTCCAACTCCCGCGTGCGCACCCTGCTCGACGCTGTCGAGCGGCTCGCCGACGAGGCGGAGGCCGACCCGGTCAAGCGCATCGCGCGCCTGACCGCCGAGCGAGACGCCCTCGACGCCGAGATCCTGCGGGTGCAGGCGAACGGCACGGTCGTCGTCGACGACGACGAGCTCTACGAAGAGGCCGAGAACATCCTGCACCTCGCGCGAGAGCTGCCGGCCGACTTCACCCGCGTCGCCGAGTCGCTCAAGACGATGCAGCGCGACGTGGTCGCGCATCTGCGTCGCGATGAGCGGCCCACAGGCGAGGTGCTGCGCGAGTACCTGCAGCGCGCGAAGAACGTCATGCAGTCCACCCCCGAGGGCCGCGCGTTCGCCGGTGCGCTGCGGCTGATCGGCGATCCCGAGCGGATCGACGCGCTCGCCGAGCAGCTGCACGACCTCCTCGCGCATCCGTTCGCCCGCCACCTCGATGCCACGCAGCGGGCGGAGTTCGACGCGATCGGCCGACGGGTCGAGCTCGGGGTCGAAGAAGTTCTCGCCGCGCAGCGTCGCGTCTCGCACGTGATCACCGGGCAGGTGAAGACGCACGATCCGCTGCGCGACAGACAGATAGACGACCTGCTGCGCGACGTCATCTCGGGCCTGCACCAGTGGGCGCAGGCCGCGCCGCCGAACGCCACGGTCGATCCGGTGCGCAGCCTTCCGCTCATCGACCTGGGCCGGCTGCGCCAGACGGTGGGCGACGTGCGTCCGCCCGGCGCGCCCGCACCGCTGACCGATGCCGAAGACGTCGAGTACCTCGAGGCCGACTCGCGCTCGTGGGGAGGGCCGCGGTACGCCGAGCTCGAGGCCTACGTCGCGGGCCTGGGCGAGGAGTTCGACCTGGCGGATGCGTTCGCACACGCGCCCGACGACACCCGGCGCCCCGTGGATCTCGTCGGTCTGCTCGAGATCGCGCACCGCAACGGCATGAACGAGACCGACGGTCTGTCGACCGTCGAGACGCTGCGCCCCGACGGCACGACGAGACGCTTCGCCTTCGTCTCGGTGACCGCTCGCGCGGCTGAGGAGGACGACGATGACTGA
- a CDS encoding DUF4194 domain-containing protein — protein MTDETLEPETAVARSAVQMGNAGGDAVEPAVSIRASGTQMGNAGADAVEPAVSIRDEGRGQATAEEADAEPDAPFIAPVAMEDDPDEIFPGDRGTLDPEVRRVLVHVLQRRFLSADNRAEWAVLLEHQQLIESRMHDLYLRLVVDLGRGVAYKQQVRSDEFEVPILLKDAPYNRTETLVLVHLRTVFQRESAAGEPAPRIDIEDVEQTVLSYLTDADGSTARQQKAIRAALDRLDREGVIDEETLGRYRISPLVEVVLSAEKLAELRAWLREQAAQQAAHAEKAQKETTP, from the coding sequence ATGACTGACGAGACGCTCGAGCCCGAGACGGCGGTCGCTCGGTCGGCCGTGCAGATGGGAAACGCCGGTGGGGATGCCGTGGAACCGGCGGTTTCCATCCGGGCATCCGGAACCCAGATGGGAAACGCCGGTGCGGATGCCGTGGAGCCGGCGGTTTCCATCCGAGACGAGGGACGCGGGCAGGCCACGGCCGAAGAGGCAGATGCCGAACCCGATGCTCCGTTCATCGCGCCCGTCGCCATGGAGGACGACCCGGACGAGATCTTCCCCGGCGACCGCGGCACACTCGACCCCGAGGTGCGGCGGGTGCTCGTGCACGTGCTGCAGCGGCGGTTCCTCAGCGCCGACAACCGTGCCGAATGGGCGGTGCTGCTCGAGCACCAGCAGCTGATCGAGTCGCGCATGCACGACCTGTACCTGCGCCTGGTGGTCGATCTCGGCCGGGGCGTGGCGTACAAGCAGCAGGTGCGCTCAGACGAGTTCGAGGTGCCGATCCTGCTGAAGGACGCGCCGTACAACCGCACCGAGACGCTCGTGCTCGTGCACCTGCGCACGGTCTTCCAGCGTGAATCGGCGGCGGGGGAGCCCGCCCCTCGCATCGACATCGAAGACGTCGAGCAGACCGTGCTGAGCTACCTGACGGATGCCGACGGCAGCACTGCTCGACAGCAGAAGGCGATCCGCGCCGCTCTCGACCGGCTCGACCGCGAGGGCGTCATCGACGAGGAGACCCTCGGCCGCTACCGGATCAGCCCGCTGGTCGAGGTGGTGCTGAGCGCCGAGAAGCTCGCCGAGCTGCGCGCATGGCTGCGCGAACAGGCTGCGCAGCAGGCGGCACACGCCGAGAAGGCGCAGAAGGAGACCACGCCGTGA
- a CDS encoding ATP-binding protein — MTMLDTLFGLIPAESRGQQWVAEDLQLINWGGYDGGPHRVRFSPYATLLCGGSGSGKSTLMDAYIALMMPHTTPFNGASNGGITGRPRGDEQRNILSYGRGKIDESRTDEGTRLRVLRGDGEDTWTAIAMTWLDHDGSRFTALRAWYIPAAARILEDTVRVRATFDGFFDLSQLEEAASQRLADSALRTLGLETLGTDREFSARLHAVLGIGAAGSGAKAMSLLARIQAGQQITTVDDLYKRLVLEEPETMATADAVVAHFDELESTRTSMITARQQVNALEPIQGIRERIAAAAEQVRLIDEVGDFASPSSRATLWRAERRLDLLREVEAELRDRTHALDLTLREKKALVDAAEAERDGLLDLLRQSGGDRLETAQRELRAVERRLADVRRERDRFDAVLAELGLSASSADEFAKVQSEARAAQSEASARRQARATFAEAESARQSLAKRRRALAEERAEADRLRGSIPPALDRARMLLAEAAGLDVDDLPFVGELIEVRTEFEPWREAFNLALGGFATTLLIDDAHLARFRAAIDEVRLPMRLRYEGVQAGLAESPNGDGRTLPGRLDHRSTPFTGWLQQRLDERFAFVCVDSSSQLSAHTMALTITGQMSQGTRGAHGGHGRENVLGFSNERRLRALDEQAEALEAEVAAATAAVTEAEAAMDAIEQRSTAFAMIHGLTWEQIDVDSLTQELERWTAVEAEVTTANPEIAELRERAETLKVKAAVLRDEIGAVGAQRAEAQERWGAVTDDVDDCQRVVDEAESLSVDAAQAAFLDERFMLSSPSDAEGLSASERLARLDLALKSAAARLAADRRAAEEAHDEQRERMRQLMSSFLERWPNLNLLPDPDASVDDFLRILEALRANGLHELENEWRDSLLKLSGNDLTSLDSTLSRSVREIKERIEPINSIMRELPFYDDQHRLQISPRESQSEARKRFRRDLREVRGLIEAASTDDEREHAYKRMSRLIGRMRRSAPDFAELIDVRNHVRVSAERVLAATGEHVALYDHIGEKSGGESQELVAFIVGAALRYQLGDAGASHPRYAPVFMDEALIKADAHFTKRAIGAWRGLGFQLVIGAPNDKYSAIEPHVDVEYTILKDTRGRSWAKPKVAVGE; from the coding sequence GTGACGATGCTCGACACTCTCTTCGGGCTCATCCCCGCCGAGTCCCGCGGCCAGCAGTGGGTCGCTGAAGACCTGCAGCTGATCAACTGGGGCGGCTATGACGGCGGACCGCACCGGGTGCGGTTCTCGCCGTACGCGACATTGCTGTGCGGAGGGTCGGGGTCGGGCAAGTCGACCCTGATGGATGCCTACATCGCGCTCATGATGCCGCACACCACGCCGTTCAACGGCGCCTCGAACGGCGGGATCACCGGCCGTCCTCGCGGCGATGAGCAGCGCAACATCCTCTCGTACGGGCGCGGCAAGATCGACGAGTCGCGCACCGACGAGGGCACCAGACTGCGGGTGCTGCGCGGCGACGGCGAGGACACCTGGACGGCGATCGCGATGACGTGGCTCGACCACGACGGCTCGCGCTTCACGGCGCTGCGCGCCTGGTACATCCCGGCTGCCGCCCGCATCCTCGAGGACACCGTGCGCGTGCGCGCGACATTCGACGGGTTCTTCGACCTCTCGCAGCTCGAAGAGGCGGCCTCGCAGCGCCTTGCCGACTCGGCGCTTCGAACCCTTGGTCTTGAGACCCTCGGCACCGACCGCGAGTTCTCCGCCCGGCTGCACGCGGTGCTGGGCATCGGCGCCGCGGGCTCGGGCGCGAAGGCGATGAGCCTGCTCGCCCGCATCCAGGCCGGTCAGCAGATCACGACCGTGGACGACCTCTACAAGCGCCTCGTGCTCGAGGAACCAGAGACGATGGCGACGGCGGATGCCGTGGTCGCGCACTTCGACGAGCTCGAGAGCACCCGCACGAGCATGATCACCGCACGGCAGCAGGTGAACGCGCTCGAGCCGATCCAGGGCATCCGGGAGCGGATCGCTGCCGCGGCCGAGCAGGTGCGGCTGATCGACGAGGTCGGCGACTTCGCATCGCCGAGCTCGCGCGCGACGCTGTGGCGCGCCGAGCGCCGGCTCGACCTGCTGCGCGAGGTGGAGGCGGAGCTGCGCGATCGCACGCACGCCCTCGACCTGACCCTGCGTGAGAAGAAGGCCCTGGTCGACGCGGCCGAGGCCGAACGCGACGGACTGCTCGACCTGCTGCGGCAGTCGGGCGGCGACCGTCTCGAGACGGCGCAGCGAGAGCTGCGCGCGGTCGAACGCCGCCTGGCCGACGTCCGGCGCGAGCGCGACCGGTTCGACGCCGTGCTCGCCGAGCTGGGCCTGTCGGCGTCGAGCGCCGACGAGTTCGCGAAGGTGCAGTCCGAAGCCCGTGCGGCGCAGTCCGAGGCATCCGCCCGCCGCCAGGCCAGGGCGACGTTCGCCGAGGCGGAGTCGGCCAGGCAGTCGCTCGCGAAGCGCCGTCGCGCGCTCGCCGAGGAGCGTGCAGAAGCAGACCGCCTGCGCGGCAGCATCCCTCCCGCTCTCGACAGGGCTCGCATGCTGCTCGCCGAGGCCGCCGGCCTCGACGTCGACGACCTGCCGTTCGTCGGCGAGCTGATCGAGGTGCGCACCGAGTTCGAGCCGTGGCGCGAGGCGTTCAACCTCGCCCTCGGCGGCTTCGCGACGACGCTGCTCATCGACGATGCGCATCTCGCCCGGTTCCGCGCGGCGATCGACGAGGTGCGTCTGCCGATGCGGCTGCGCTACGAGGGCGTCCAGGCCGGGCTCGCCGAGTCGCCCAACGGTGACGGGCGCACCCTGCCGGGTCGTCTCGACCACCGCTCCACGCCGTTCACCGGCTGGCTGCAGCAGCGCCTCGATGAGCGCTTCGCGTTCGTCTGCGTCGACTCGTCGTCGCAGCTCTCGGCGCACACGATGGCGCTGACGATCACGGGTCAGATGTCGCAGGGCACCCGAGGCGCGCACGGCGGGCACGGGCGCGAGAACGTGCTCGGCTTCTCGAACGAGCGACGCCTGCGCGCTCTCGACGAGCAGGCCGAGGCCCTCGAGGCCGAGGTCGCAGCCGCGACCGCTGCGGTGACAGAGGCCGAGGCGGCGATGGATGCCATCGAGCAGCGCTCGACGGCCTTCGCGATGATCCACGGCCTCACCTGGGAGCAGATCGACGTCGACTCGCTCACGCAGGAGCTCGAGCGATGGACGGCGGTCGAGGCCGAGGTCACCACGGCGAACCCCGAGATCGCCGAGCTGCGAGAGCGGGCCGAGACGCTCAAGGTGAAGGCCGCGGTGCTGCGCGACGAGATCGGCGCGGTCGGTGCGCAGCGGGCCGAGGCGCAGGAGCGCTGGGGCGCCGTGACAGACGACGTCGACGACTGCCAGCGGGTGGTCGACGAGGCCGAGTCCCTGTCGGTGGATGCCGCGCAGGCGGCGTTCCTCGACGAGCGGTTCATGCTCTCCTCTCCGTCTGATGCGGAGGGGCTGTCGGCGAGCGAGCGCCTGGCCCGCCTCGACCTGGCCCTGAAGTCGGCGGCCGCGAGGCTTGCCGCCGATCGGCGCGCGGCCGAGGAGGCGCACGATGAGCAGCGCGAGCGCATGCGGCAGCTGATGTCGTCGTTCCTCGAGCGCTGGCCGAACCTCAATCTGCTTCCCGATCCGGATGCCTCCGTCGACGACTTCCTCCGCATTCTCGAGGCGCTGCGCGCCAACGGCCTGCACGAGCTCGAGAACGAGTGGCGCGACAGCCTGCTGAAGCTCTCGGGAAACGATCTCACCAGCCTCGACTCGACGCTGAGCCGGTCGGTGCGCGAGATCAAGGAGCGCATCGAGCCGATCAACAGCATCATGCGCGAGCTGCCGTTCTACGACGACCAGCACCGCCTGCAGATCTCGCCCCGCGAGAGCCAGTCCGAGGCGCGCAAGCGCTTCCGACGCGACCTGCGCGAGGTGCGAGGGCTGATCGAGGCGGCGTCGACCGATGACGAGCGCGAGCACGCGTACAAGCGGATGAGCCGACTGATCGGGCGCATGCGCCGCAGCGCTCCCGACTTCGCCGAGCTGATCGACGTGCGCAATCACGTGCGGGTGTCTGCCGAGCGGGTTCTCGCTGCGACGGGCGAGCACGTGGCGCTCTACGATCACATCGGCGAGAAGTCGGGTGGCGAGTCGCAGGAGCTGGTGGCGTTCATCGTCGGCGCCGCCCTGCGATATCAGCTGGGGGATGCCGGAGCGTCGCACCCGCGCTACGCGCCGGTGTTCATGGATGAGGCGCTGATCAAGGCGGATGCCCATTTCACGAAGCGTGCGATCGGCGCGTGGCGCGGCCTCGGCTTCCAGCTGGTGATCGGCGCCCCGAACGACAAGTACAGCGCGATCGAGCCGCACGTCGACGTCGAGTACACGATCCTCAAGGACACCCGCGGCCGGTCGTGGGCCAAGCCGAAGGTCGCCGTCGGGGAGTGA
- the truA gene encoding tRNA pseudouridine(38-40) synthase TruA, whose protein sequence is MRIRLDIAYDGTHFRGWAKQPGLRTVQGTIEAALARILGSEAQLVVAGRTDAGVHASDQVAHVDLDEAQWARVQTRHGHAAADPAGSLARRIRGVLGRYPDVTVTRSGLAPDGFDARFSAVWRRYIYRLADATVGYDPMRRNDTTTIPATLDVELMDAAAQTLIGLHDFAAYCKPREEATTIRTLLDYRWARDHEGVLVAEVKADAFCHSMVRALVGACAAVGEGKLEVADVVRLRDELTRTSAFKVLPARGLTLAEVGYPADELLASRAEQTRARRDREGEDAGGVSGERLT, encoded by the coding sequence GTGCGCATTCGCCTCGACATCGCCTACGACGGCACCCATTTCCGCGGGTGGGCGAAGCAGCCGGGCCTGCGCACGGTGCAGGGGACGATCGAGGCCGCGCTGGCGCGGATCCTCGGCTCGGAGGCGCAGCTGGTGGTCGCAGGGCGCACGGATGCCGGTGTGCACGCCTCAGATCAGGTGGCGCACGTCGACCTCGATGAGGCCCAGTGGGCTCGGGTGCAGACGCGCCACGGCCACGCCGCGGCCGACCCCGCCGGGTCGCTCGCCCGTCGCATCCGGGGCGTGCTCGGCAGGTACCCCGACGTGACCGTCACCCGCAGCGGCCTCGCCCCGGATGGCTTCGATGCGCGCTTCTCGGCCGTCTGGCGCCGGTACATCTACCGTCTCGCTGACGCGACCGTGGGCTATGACCCGATGCGCCGCAACGACACGACGACGATTCCCGCGACTCTCGACGTCGAGCTGATGGATGCCGCGGCTCAGACCCTCATCGGGCTGCACGACTTCGCCGCGTACTGCAAACCGCGCGAGGAGGCGACGACGATCCGCACCCTGCTCGACTACCGGTGGGCGCGCGATCACGAGGGCGTGCTCGTCGCCGAGGTCAAGGCCGACGCGTTCTGCCACAGCATGGTGCGCGCCCTGGTCGGCGCGTGCGCCGCGGTGGGCGAGGGTAAGCTCGAGGTCGCGGACGTCGTGCGGCTGCGCGACGAGCTCACCCGCACCAGCGCGTTCAAGGTGCTGCCGGCGCGGGGTCTCACCCTCGCCGAGGTCGGCTATCCGGCCGACGAGCTGCTGGCATCCCGAGCCGAGCAGACCCGCGCTCGCCGCGACCGCGAGGGGGAGGACGCAGGCGGCGTCTCGGGCGAGCGCCTAACCTGA
- a CDS encoding endonuclease/exonuclease/phosphatase family protein codes for MRVISYNLRKHRAATELVGLVGEHDPDILCLQECDTAALPENIGGLALVHTTSGNRLGLAMYLRRNTFRVEQVRTIGLKKSLHDRVLKPAHERVLGARLRDIDTGRGLIVASFHAAPLTALNSLRRNQIRAGLDALQALGPGMPVLMVGDYNYPIFKESLGQTVRDHGYTLTLSDDRTYTRYRVFKGHYDFATSVGFDISRITTLPQATSDHRPILITAEAA; via the coding sequence ATGAGAGTCATCTCGTACAACCTTCGCAAGCATCGCGCCGCGACGGAGCTGGTCGGGCTGGTCGGCGAGCATGATCCCGACATCCTCTGCCTGCAGGAGTGCGACACGGCGGCTCTCCCTGAGAACATCGGCGGCCTCGCGCTCGTGCACACCACGAGCGGCAACAGACTGGGGCTCGCGATGTACCTCCGCCGCAACACGTTCCGCGTCGAGCAGGTACGCACCATCGGATTGAAGAAGTCGCTGCACGACCGGGTGCTCAAGCCCGCGCACGAGCGGGTGCTCGGTGCGCGGCTGCGCGACATCGACACGGGTCGCGGCCTGATCGTCGCCTCGTTCCACGCCGCGCCGCTCACCGCGCTCAACTCGCTGCGCCGCAACCAGATCCGGGCCGGACTGGATGCCCTGCAGGCGCTCGGCCCAGGGATGCCGGTGCTGATGGTCGGCGACTACAACTACCCCATCTTCAAGGAGAGCCTCGGCCAGACCGTGCGCGACCACGGTTACACGCTCACCCTCAGCGACGACCGCACCTACACCCGCTACCGGGTGTTCAAGGGGCACTACGACTTCGCGACGTCGGTCGGCTTCGACATCTCGAGGATCACCACGCTGCCACAGGCCACGAGCGATCACCGCCCCATCCTGATCACGGCGGAGGCCGCGTAG